The Desulfobulbus propionicus DSM 2032 DNA segment TGGGTAAAGACAGTATATGGCCGCTACCACTGAAACCGACATCGCAAGCCGCCATCGCAACAGGACCGGTGCATGAGAACATTGCTGCGCATAGGGACGCGCGCCAGCCTGCTGGCCGTGACCCAATCGACCTGGGTCAAGACCCAGATTGAACAGGCCCATCCGGGAACCCGGGTGGAGTTGGTGAAAATCACCACCAAGGGGGATCGCATCCTCGACGTGCCGCTGGCCAAGGTCGGCGGCAAGGGGTTGTTTGTCAAGGAGATCGAAGACGCCCTCCTGGCCGGTGAGGTCGACCTGGCGGTGCATTCGATGAAGGATGTGCCCACCGAACTGCCGGAGGGGTTGCACATCGGCGTCATTCCGGTGCGGGAAACGCCCTACGATGCCTTTCTCTCCAAGACATGCACCACGCTTGCCGATCTGCCGCAGGGCGCCACCATCGGCACCTCCAGCCTGCGGCGCAAATCACAGCTGATGGCGCTGCGGCCAGACCTGGACATCGTTGATCTGCGCGGCAACATCGACACCCGGCTACGCAAGCTCGATGAGGGCGTCTATGACGCCATCATTCTGGCCGGCGCCGGACTGCGGCGTCTGCACTTGGAACACCGGATCACGGCCCTGCTGGAACCCACGCAAATGCTGCCGGCCATCAGCCAAGGAGCGCTGGGCATTGAACTGCGCCAGGATGACACCGAACTGGCCGACGGGCTGCGCTTCCTTCACCACGGAGAAACCGCCGTCGCCGTCGAGGCCGAACGCGCCTTTCTGCTGCGCCTGGAAGGCGGTTGCCAAGTGCCCATCGCGGCCCACGCCACGCTCGACAGCGGTTCGGTCACCCTGACGGGCCTGATTGCCAGCGTCGATGGCCGGCAAATCCTCAAGGAAGCAACTACCGGCCCAGCCGAGCAGGCAGCACGCCTCGGTGCGCAATTAGCGCAAACCTTGCTTGATCGAGGCGGCAAAGCCATTCTCGATGCGGTCTATTGCAGCGCATCAACGTCCCCCCATTCACCCCTTTCTGCCTGAACACGCGACCAGTGACCACACACCATTCCACCCCATCGTCCACCAACGGCAAAGTGTATCTCGTCGGGGCCGGCCCCGGCGATCCCGGCCTGATCACCCTGCGCGGCAAATACCTGCTCGAACACGCCGAAGTGGTCGTGTACGATTATCTGGCCAACCCCAAGCTGCTCAGCTATGTACCCAAGACCGCCCAGCTGATCTACGCCGGCAAGAAGGGCGGCGGCCTGCACGCCTTCACCCAGCAAGGGATCAACCGTCTGCTGGTCGATCATGCCCAACAGGGCAAGATGGTGGTCCGCCTCAAGGGTGGCGACCCCTTTATCTTTGGCCGTGGTGCCGAGGAGATCGAGGAGCTGGTCAGCGAGGGGATTGATTTCGAGGTGGTGCCGGGCGTTACCTCGGCCACCGCCGCCGCCACCTACGCGGGCATTCCCATCACCCACCGCGAGTACACCGCCTCGGTGGCCTTTGTCACCGGCCACGAGGATCCGACCAAGAAATTTTCCAACATCTCCTGGGAAAAACTGGCCACCGGTGCGGGCACCATTGTCATTTACATGGGCATCAAGACCCTGCCGAGCATCACCCAAAAACTGATCGATCACGGCCGCTCACCGGACACCCCCGTAGCCGTGGTCCGCTGGGCCTCGACCCCGCAACAGCGCTCGGTGGTCGGCACCCTGGCCACCATCTGCGATGTGGTGGCCCAGGCGGATATCAAGCCGCCGGCCCTGGTGATCGTTGGCGAGGTGGTCAAGCTGCGCAGTACCATCGACTGGTTCGAGAAACGGCCGCTGTTCGGCCGGCGCATCGTGGTCACTCGCACCCGTGAGCAGGCCAGCGACCTCGTAGCCAAACTGGAGGAATACGGGGCCGAGTGTCTCGAATATTCGACCATTCATATCGAACCAGTGGCCGATTACCGGGTCTTGGACCAAGCCCTTGCCGAGATCCACGCCTACGCATGGTTGCTGTTCACCAGCCTCAACGCGGTGACCTATTTCTTCCAGCGACTCTTTGTCCTTGGGCATGACAGCCGCCATCTGGCCGGAACGAAGATCGCCGTGGTCGGCAAGGCGACCGCCGAGGAGTTAAAGAAATACGGCCTC contains these protein-coding regions:
- the cobA gene encoding uroporphyrinogen-III C-methyltransferase; amino-acid sequence: MTTHHSTPSSTNGKVYLVGAGPGDPGLITLRGKYLLEHAEVVVYDYLANPKLLSYVPKTAQLIYAGKKGGGLHAFTQQGINRLLVDHAQQGKMVVRLKGGDPFIFGRGAEEIEELVSEGIDFEVVPGVTSATAAATYAGIPITHREYTASVAFVTGHEDPTKKFSNISWEKLATGAGTIVIYMGIKTLPSITQKLIDHGRSPDTPVAVVRWASTPQQRSVVGTLATICDVVAQADIKPPALVIVGEVVKLRSTIDWFEKRPLFGRRIVVTRTREQASDLVAKLEEYGAECLEYSTIHIEPVADYRVLDQALAEIHAYAWLLFTSLNAVTYFFQRLFVLGHDSRHLAGTKIAVVGKATAEELKKYGLKADLIPDKFTGEGLAKALVETEVNGSRILLPRALKASDLLPETLIDAGAEVTIAPVYQNVPPQGRKEELRDQLESGSIDLITFTSSSTVTNFLAMLDAGSDEELHRLMDAVRIAAIGPITAETVREHGLRVDIQPERYTIDDMVHAIVAAYRNKPGQPQD
- the hemC gene encoding hydroxymethylbilane synthase, with protein sequence MRTLLRIGTRASLLAVTQSTWVKTQIEQAHPGTRVELVKITTKGDRILDVPLAKVGGKGLFVKEIEDALLAGEVDLAVHSMKDVPTELPEGLHIGVIPVRETPYDAFLSKTCTTLADLPQGATIGTSSLRRKSQLMALRPDLDIVDLRGNIDTRLRKLDEGVYDAIILAGAGLRRLHLEHRITALLEPTQMLPAISQGALGIELRQDDTELADGLRFLHHGETAVAVEAERAFLLRLEGGCQVPIAAHATLDSGSVTLTGLIASVDGRQILKEATTGPAEQAARLGAQLAQTLLDRGGKAILDAVYCSASTSPHSPLSA